The following are from one region of the Camelus dromedarius isolate mCamDro1 chromosome 16, mCamDro1.pat, whole genome shotgun sequence genome:
- the PLEKHH3 gene encoding pleckstrin homology domain-containing family H member 3 isoform X1: MPLPGGLWWLLCCRRGFTLLHRDYGDGELSGDGDEDEDEETFELRTPSPAGGGRGPLDVTLTQPVRSGPVSDRLQSWEETRSLIPEKGPPEDDPDIVVKGWLYREPRGGGARPWLPPRRAWFVLTRDSLDQFSSSGKAARRLGSLVLTSLCSVTGPERRPKETGLWSVTVSGRKHSIRLCSPRQAEAERWGVALREVIASKAPLETPTQLLLRDIQESCGDAEAVALIYQRNPILRHTSGALYAPLLPLPYGVSAPGPGYAPLREEAVRLFLALQALEGARRPGPLMQGVLQTCRDLPALRDELFLQLAKQTSGPAGPPGPPATQDPAALRYWQLLTCMSCTFRPGGAVRGHLLGHLERTEKALPDSELAEFARFIRKALGRTRGRELVPSLAEISALSRRQELLCTVHCPGAGACPVAIDSHTTAGEVARELVGRLGLTRSRNAFALYEQRGAQERALAGGTLVADVLTRFEKLAAEEAGLEDLPESGWRLCLRLHGPLHPEGLSPDGQELPFLFEQAHTLLLRGRPLPPDDTLRALAALRLQSLHRDFSPRAPLPRLDCLLPTPAPPPEDPPRPVPRPTPSAALLAGAIWSPGLAKRRAERARRGGAGRTAGSMAGEGGGGAGTAAAVLGGWKRLRGMGRAEAMAAYLALAAQCPGFGAARYDVLELSTDPGGGTPQKLCLGLGAKAMSLSRPGETEPIHSVSYGHVAACQLMGPHTLALRVGESQLLLQSPQVEEIMQLVNAYLANPSPERPSSSPSPPCQDLPDTSPPSQHPGLDEPQGQSGCLGQLQD, translated from the exons ATGCCTCTCCCCGGGGGATTGTGGTGGCTCCTCTGCTGCCGTCGAGGCTTTACTCTTCTGCACCGGGACTACGGGGACGGCGAGCTTAGCGGGGACGGGGACGAAGACGAGGACGAGGAGACCTTTGAGCTACGGACCCCGAGTCCAGCGGGCGGCGGGAGG GGACCCCTGGATGTGACGCTGACTCAGCCTGTGAGGAGCGGGCCAGTCTCAGACAG GCTGCAAAGCTGGGAGGAGACGAGGAGCCTCATTCCGGAGAAGGGGCCTCCAGAAGACGACCCAGACATCGTCGTGAAAG GTTGGCTGTATCGCGAACCCCGCGGAGGAGGGGCGCGGCCCTGGTTGCCCCCGCGCCGAGCCTGGTTCGTGCTCACTCGGGACTCCTTGGACCAGTTCAGCAGCAGCGGGAAGGCGGCGCGGCGCCTCGGGAGTCTAGTGCTCACCAGCCTGTGCTCGGTGACCGGCCCGGAGCGCAGGCCCAAGGAGACCG GTCTGTGGTCAGTGACCGTGTCTGGCCGGAAGCACAGCATCCGGCTATGCTCGCCGCGCCAGGCCGAGGCGGAGCGCTGGGGAGTGGCGCTGCGCGAAGTGATTGCCTCCAAAGCACCGCTGGAGACCCCCACCCAGCTGCTACTCAGGGACATTCAG GAGAGTTGTGGGGACGCAGAAGCCGTAGCACTTATTTACCAACGGAATCCGATTCTGAGGCACACCAGCGGGGCCCTGTATGCCCCACTCCTCCCTCTGCCCTACGGAGTCAGCGCCCCAG gTCCAGGCTACGCACCCTTGCGGGAGGAGGCGGTGAGGCTGTTCCTGGCGCTGCAAGCCCTGGAGGGGGCGCGGCGCCCCGGGCCCCTGATGCAGGGTGTGCTCCAGACCTGCCGGGACCTGCCCGCGCTCCGCGACGAACTCTTCCTGCAGCTGGCTAAGCAGACCTCGGGCCCTGCGGgtcccccagggcccccagctACCCAAGATCCCGCAGCCCTGCGGTACTGGCAGCTCCTCACTTGCATGAGCTGCACCTTCCGGCCTGGGGGAGCTGTACGGGGGCATCTCCTGGGGCATCTGGAGAG GACTGAGAAGGCTCTCCCGGACTCAGAGCTGGCGGAATTTGCGCGCTTCATCCGGAAAGCGCTGGGACGGACACGCGGCCGAGAGCTGGTGCCATCGCTGGCTGAGATTTCCGCGCTGAGCAGAAGGCAGGAGCTGTTGTGCACCGTGCActgtcctggggctggtgcctgcccTGTGGCTATAGACTCCCACACCACGGCAGGAGAG GTTGCTAGAGAGCTGGTGGGGCGGCTGGGTTTGACCCGGAGCCGCAATGCGTTCGCGTTGTACGAGCAGCGGGGGGCCCAGGAGCGAGCCCTGGCTGGGGGGACTCTAGTGGCCGACGTGCTCACCAGGTTTGAGAA ACTGGCGGCGGAGGAAGCCGGACTGGAGGACCTGCCGGAATCCGGTTGGAGACTGTGTCTGCGTCTTCACGGACCTCTGCACCCTGAGGGGCTGTCCCCAGATGGTCAAGAACTGCCCTTCCTCTTCGAGCAG GCTCACACTCTGCTGCTGCGCGGCCGGCCGCTCCCGCCCGACGACACGCTGCGCGCCCTGGCGGCGCTGCGCCTGCAGAGCCTGCACCGGGACTTCTCCCCGCGGGCGCCCCTGCCGCGCCTCGACTGCTTGCTGCCCACCCCGGCCCCGCCGCCTGAAGACCCTCCCCGCCCGGTCCCCAGGCCCACCCCCTCCGCCGCCCTGCTGGCCGGGGCGATCTGGAGCCCGGGCCTGGCCAAGAGGCGGGCGGAGCGGGCCCGGCGCGGCGGGGCCGGCCGCACGGCGGGAAGCATGGCCGGCGAGGGAGGAGGTGGCGCCGGCACGGCGGCTGCTGTGCTGGGAGGCTGGAAGCGGCTACGGGGCATGGGCCGAGCTGAGGCCATGGCTGCCTACCTGGCCCTGGCGGCACAGTGTCCAGGGTTCGGCGCTGCTCGGTATGACGTTCTGGAGCTGAGCACg gaccctggTGGGGGCACTCCACAGAAGCTATGCCTGGGCCTGGGAGCCAAGGCCATGTCCCTCTCCCGACCGGGTGAGACAGAGCCCATCCACAGTGTCAGCTATGGCCATGTGGCCGCCTGCCAGCTAATGGGCCCCCACACCCTGGCATTGAGGGTGGGAGAGAGCCAGCTGCTCCTGCAGAGTCCCCAG GTGGAAGAGATCATGCAGCTGGTGAATGCCTACTTGGCCAACCCCTCCCCCGAGAGGCCCAGCAGCAGCCCTTCTCCTCCATGCCAAGACCTGCCAGacacctcccctcccagccagcACCCGGGCCTGGATGAGCCCCAGGGACAGTCTGGCTGTTTGGGGCAGCTGCAGGACTGA
- the LOC105090470 gene encoding tubulin gamma-2 chain: protein MPREIITLQLGQCGNQIGFEFWKQLCAEHGISPEGIVEEFATEGTDRKDVFFYQADDEHYIPRAVLLDLEPRVIHSILNSPYAKLYNPENIYLSEHGGGAGNNWASGFSQGEKIHEDIFDIIDREADGSDSLEGFVLCHSIAGGTGSGLGSYLLERLNDRYPKKLVQTYSVFPNQDEMSDVVVQPYNSLLTLKRLTQNADCVVVLDNTALNRIATDRLHIQNPSFSQINQLVSTIMSASTTTLRYPGYMNNDLIGLIASLIPTPRLHFLMTGYTPLTTDQSVASVRKTTVLDVMRRLLQPKNVMVSTGRDRQTNHCYIAILNIIQGEVDPTQVHKSLQRIRERKLANFIPWGPASIQVALSRKSPYLPSAHRVSGLMMANHTSISSLFESSCQQYDKLRKREAFLEQFRKEDIFRENFDELDRSREVVQELIDEYHAATRPDYISWGTQEQ, encoded by the exons ATGCCCCGGGAGATCATCACCCTGCAGCTGGGCCAGTGCGGCAACCAGA TTGGGTTCGAGTTCTGGAAACAGCTGTGCGCTGAGCATGGTATCAGCCCCGAGGGCATCGTGGAGGAGTTCGCCACCGAGGGCACTGACCGCAAGGACGTCTTTTTCTATCAG GCAGACGATGAGCACTACATCCCTagggctgtgctgctggacctgGAGCCCCGGGTGATCCACTCCATCCTCAATTCCCCCTATGCCAAGCTCTACAACCCAGAGAACATCTACCTGTCAGAGCATGGAGGAGGAGCTGGCAACAACTGGGCCAGCGGATTCTCCCAG GGTGAGAAAATCCATGAAGACATCTTTGACATCATAGATCGAGAAGCAGATGGAAGTGACAGCCTAGAG GGCTTCGTGCTATGTCATTCCATCGCTGGGGGGACCGGTTCTGGCCTGGGCTCCTACCTCCTGGAGCGACTGAATGACAG GTACCCCAAGAAGCTGGTGCAGACTTACTCAGTGTTTCCCAACCAGGATGAGATGAGCGATGTGGTGGTCCAGCCCTACAACTCACTGCTCACACTCAAGAGGCTGACCCAGAACGCAGACTGTGTG GTGGTGCTGGACAACACAGCCCTGAACCGGATCGCTACAGACCGCCTGCACATCCAGAACCCATCCTTCTCCCAGATCAACCAACTG GTGTCCACCATCATGTCGGCCAGCACCACCACCCTGCGCTACCCTGGCTACATGAACAATGACCTCATCGGCCTCATCGCCTCGCTCATTCCCACACCACGGCTCCACTTCCTCATGACCGGCTACACCCCCCTCACCACGGACCAGTCG GTGGCCAGTGTGAGGAAGACCACGGTCCTGGATGTCATGAGGCGGCTACTGCAGCCCAAGAACGTGATGGTGTCCACAGGCCGGGACCGCCAGACCAACCACTGCTACATCGCCATCCTCAACATCATCCAGGGGGAGGTGGACCCCACCCAG GTCCACAAGAGCCTGCAGAGGATCCGGGAACGGAAATTGGCCAACTTCATCCCCTGGGGCCCAGCCAGCATCCAGGTGGCCCTGTCCAGGAAGTCGCCCTACTTGCCTTCTGCCCATAGGGTCAGCGGGCTCATGATGGCCAACCACACCAGCATCTCCTCG ctcTTTGAAAGTTCCTGCCAGCAGTATGACAAACTGCGGAAGCGGGAGGCCTTCTTGGAGCAGTTCCGCAAGGAGGACATCTTCAGGGAGAACTTTGATGAGCTGGACAGGTCCAGAGAGGTTGTGCAAGAGCTCATTGATGAATACCACGCAGCCACGCGGCCAGACTACATCTCCTGGGGCACCCAGGAGCAGTGA
- the PLEKHH3 gene encoding pleckstrin homology domain-containing family H member 3 isoform X3, giving the protein MPLPGGLWWLLCCRRGFTLLHRDYGDGELSGDGDEDEDEETFELRTPSPAGGGRGPLDVTLTQPVRSGPVSDRLQSWEETRSLIPEKGPPEDDPDIVVKGWLYREPRGGGARPWLPPRRAWFVLTRDSLDQFSSSGKAARRLGSLVLTSLCSVTGPERRPKETGLWSVTVSGRKHSIRLCSPRQAEAERWGVALREVIASKAPLETPTQLLLRDIQESCGDAEAVALIYQRNPILRHTSGALYAPLLPLPYGVSAPGPGYAPLREEAVRLFLALQALEGARRPGPLMQGVLQTCRDLPALRDELFLQLAKQTSGPAGPPGPPATQDPAALRYWQLLTCMSCTFRPGGAVRGHLLGHLERTEKALPDSELAEFARFIRKALGRTRGRELVPSLAEISALSRRQELLCTVHCPGAGACPVAIDSHTTAGEVARELVGRLGLTRSRNAFALYEQRGAQERALAGGTLVADVLTRFEKLAAEEAGLEDLPESGWRLCLRLHGPLHPEGLSPDGQELPFLFEQDPGGGTPQKLCLGLGAKAMSLSRPGETEPIHSVSYGHVAACQLMGPHTLALRVGESQLLLQSPQVEEIMQLVNAYLANPSPERPSSSPSPPCQDLPDTSPPSQHPGLDEPQGQSGCLGQLQD; this is encoded by the exons ATGCCTCTCCCCGGGGGATTGTGGTGGCTCCTCTGCTGCCGTCGAGGCTTTACTCTTCTGCACCGGGACTACGGGGACGGCGAGCTTAGCGGGGACGGGGACGAAGACGAGGACGAGGAGACCTTTGAGCTACGGACCCCGAGTCCAGCGGGCGGCGGGAGG GGACCCCTGGATGTGACGCTGACTCAGCCTGTGAGGAGCGGGCCAGTCTCAGACAG GCTGCAAAGCTGGGAGGAGACGAGGAGCCTCATTCCGGAGAAGGGGCCTCCAGAAGACGACCCAGACATCGTCGTGAAAG GTTGGCTGTATCGCGAACCCCGCGGAGGAGGGGCGCGGCCCTGGTTGCCCCCGCGCCGAGCCTGGTTCGTGCTCACTCGGGACTCCTTGGACCAGTTCAGCAGCAGCGGGAAGGCGGCGCGGCGCCTCGGGAGTCTAGTGCTCACCAGCCTGTGCTCGGTGACCGGCCCGGAGCGCAGGCCCAAGGAGACCG GTCTGTGGTCAGTGACCGTGTCTGGCCGGAAGCACAGCATCCGGCTATGCTCGCCGCGCCAGGCCGAGGCGGAGCGCTGGGGAGTGGCGCTGCGCGAAGTGATTGCCTCCAAAGCACCGCTGGAGACCCCCACCCAGCTGCTACTCAGGGACATTCAG GAGAGTTGTGGGGACGCAGAAGCCGTAGCACTTATTTACCAACGGAATCCGATTCTGAGGCACACCAGCGGGGCCCTGTATGCCCCACTCCTCCCTCTGCCCTACGGAGTCAGCGCCCCAG gTCCAGGCTACGCACCCTTGCGGGAGGAGGCGGTGAGGCTGTTCCTGGCGCTGCAAGCCCTGGAGGGGGCGCGGCGCCCCGGGCCCCTGATGCAGGGTGTGCTCCAGACCTGCCGGGACCTGCCCGCGCTCCGCGACGAACTCTTCCTGCAGCTGGCTAAGCAGACCTCGGGCCCTGCGGgtcccccagggcccccagctACCCAAGATCCCGCAGCCCTGCGGTACTGGCAGCTCCTCACTTGCATGAGCTGCACCTTCCGGCCTGGGGGAGCTGTACGGGGGCATCTCCTGGGGCATCTGGAGAG GACTGAGAAGGCTCTCCCGGACTCAGAGCTGGCGGAATTTGCGCGCTTCATCCGGAAAGCGCTGGGACGGACACGCGGCCGAGAGCTGGTGCCATCGCTGGCTGAGATTTCCGCGCTGAGCAGAAGGCAGGAGCTGTTGTGCACCGTGCActgtcctggggctggtgcctgcccTGTGGCTATAGACTCCCACACCACGGCAGGAGAG GTTGCTAGAGAGCTGGTGGGGCGGCTGGGTTTGACCCGGAGCCGCAATGCGTTCGCGTTGTACGAGCAGCGGGGGGCCCAGGAGCGAGCCCTGGCTGGGGGGACTCTAGTGGCCGACGTGCTCACCAGGTTTGAGAA ACTGGCGGCGGAGGAAGCCGGACTGGAGGACCTGCCGGAATCCGGTTGGAGACTGTGTCTGCGTCTTCACGGACCTCTGCACCCTGAGGGGCTGTCCCCAGATGGTCAAGAACTGCCCTTCCTCTTCGAGCAG gaccctggTGGGGGCACTCCACAGAAGCTATGCCTGGGCCTGGGAGCCAAGGCCATGTCCCTCTCCCGACCGGGTGAGACAGAGCCCATCCACAGTGTCAGCTATGGCCATGTGGCCGCCTGCCAGCTAATGGGCCCCCACACCCTGGCATTGAGGGTGGGAGAGAGCCAGCTGCTCCTGCAGAGTCCCCAG GTGGAAGAGATCATGCAGCTGGTGAATGCCTACTTGGCCAACCCCTCCCCCGAGAGGCCCAGCAGCAGCCCTTCTCCTCCATGCCAAGACCTGCCAGacacctcccctcccagccagcACCCGGGCCTGGATGAGCCCCAGGGACAGTCTGGCTGTTTGGGGCAGCTGCAGGACTGA
- the CCR10 gene encoding C-C chemokine receptor type 10, with product MGTEPAEQVSWGPYSGDDEEAYSAEPLPELCYKADVQAFSRAFQPSVSLTVAALGLAGNGLVLATHLAARRAARSPTSAHLLQLALADLLLALTLPFAAAGALQGWSLGSVTCRAISGLYSASFHAGFLFLACISADRYVAIARALPAGPRPSAPGRAHLVSVIVWLLSLLLALPALLFSQDGQREGQRRCRLVFPEGLTQTVKGASAVAQVVLGFALPLGVMAACYALLGRTLLATRGPESRRALRVVVALVAAFVVLQLPYSLALLLDTADLLAARERSCPSSKRKDLALLVTGGLALARCGLNPVLYAFLGLRFRQDLRRLLRGGGCSPGPHPRSRCPRRPRLSSCSAPTETNSVSFWDH from the exons ATGGGGACCGAGCCCGCAGAGCAG GTCTCCTGGGGCCCCTACTCGGGGGATGATGAGGAGGCATACTCGGCTGAGCCGTTGCCAGAGCTCTGCTACAAGGCTGATGTCCAGGCCTTCAGTCGAGCCTTCCAACCTAGTGTCTCCCTGACGGTGGCTGCGCTGGGTCTCGCTGGCAATGGCCTGGTCCTGGCCACCCATCTGGCGGCCCGACGCGCTGCCCGCTCGCCCACCTCGGCCCACCTGCTCCAGTTGGCTCTGGCCGACCTTCTGCTGGCCCTGACCCTGCCCTTCGCCGCAGCCGGGGCTCTGCAGGGCTGGAGTCTGGGTAGTGTCACCTGCCGCGCCATCTCGGGCCTCTACTCGGCCTCCTTCCATGCCGGCTTCCTCTTCCTGGCCTGTATCAGCGCCGACCGCTACGTAGCCATCGCGCGAGCCCTCCCAGCTGGACCCAGGCCCTCGGCGCCGGGCCGTGCACACTTGGTTTCAGTCATCGTGTGGCTGTTGTCGCTGCTCCTGGCGCTGCCAGCTCTCCTTTTCAGCCAGGATGGGCAGCGGGAAGGCCAGCGGCGCTGCCGTCTCGTCTTCCCCGAGGGTCTCACGCAGACAGTGAAGGGGGCGAGCGCCGTGGCGCAGGTGGTGCTGGGCTTCGCGCTGCCGCTGGGCGTTATGGCCGCCTGCTACGCTCTCCTGGGCCGCACGCTGCTGGCCACCAGGGGGCCAGAGAGCCGGCGCGCGTTGCGCGTCGTGGTGGCCTTGGTGGCGGCCTTCGTGGTGCTGCAGCTGCCCTACAGTCTCGCCCTGCTATTGGATACTGCCGACCTACTGGCGGCCCGCGAGAGGAGCTGTCCCTCCAGCAAGCGCAAGGATCTAGCACTCCTGGTGACCGGGGGCTTGGCCCTCGCCCGCTGCGGCCTCAACCCCGTTCTCTACGCCTTTCTGGGCCTGCGCTTCCGCCAGGATCTGCGGAGGCTGCtccggggagggggctgcagtcCAGGGCCTCACCCCCGCAGCCGGTGCCCCCGCCGGCCCCGCCTTTCTTCCTGCTCTGCTCCCACTGAGACCAACAGCGTCTCCTTCTGGGACCACTAG
- the PLEKHH3 gene encoding pleckstrin homology domain-containing family H member 3 isoform X2: protein MPLPGGLWWLLCCRRGFTLLHRDYGDGELSGDGDEDEDEETFELRTPSPAGGGRGPLDVTLTQPVRSGPVSDRLQSWEETRSLIPEKGPPEDDPDIVVKGWLYREPRGGGARPWLPPRRAWFVLTRDSLDQFSSSGKAARRLGSLVLTSLCSVTGPERRPKETGLWSVTVSGRKHSIRLCSPRQAEAERWGVALREVIASKAPLETPTQLLLRDIQESCGDAEAVALIYQRNPILRHTSGALYAPLLPLPYGVSAPGPGYAPLREEAVRLFLALQALEGARRPGPLMQGVLQTCRDLPALRDELFLQLAKQTSGPAGPPGPPATQDPAALRYWQLLTCMSCTFRPGGAVRGHLLGHLERTEKALPDSELAEFARFIRKALGRTRGRELVPSLAEISALSRRQELLCTVHCPGAGACPVAIDSHTTAGEVARELVGRLGLTRSRNAFALYEQRGAQERALAGGTLVADVLTRLAAEEAGLEDLPESGWRLCLRLHGPLHPEGLSPDGQELPFLFEQAHTLLLRGRPLPPDDTLRALAALRLQSLHRDFSPRAPLPRLDCLLPTPAPPPEDPPRPVPRPTPSAALLAGAIWSPGLAKRRAERARRGGAGRTAGSMAGEGGGGAGTAAAVLGGWKRLRGMGRAEAMAAYLALAAQCPGFGAARYDVLELSTDPGGGTPQKLCLGLGAKAMSLSRPGETEPIHSVSYGHVAACQLMGPHTLALRVGESQLLLQSPQVEEIMQLVNAYLANPSPERPSSSPSPPCQDLPDTSPPSQHPGLDEPQGQSGCLGQLQD, encoded by the exons ATGCCTCTCCCCGGGGGATTGTGGTGGCTCCTCTGCTGCCGTCGAGGCTTTACTCTTCTGCACCGGGACTACGGGGACGGCGAGCTTAGCGGGGACGGGGACGAAGACGAGGACGAGGAGACCTTTGAGCTACGGACCCCGAGTCCAGCGGGCGGCGGGAGG GGACCCCTGGATGTGACGCTGACTCAGCCTGTGAGGAGCGGGCCAGTCTCAGACAG GCTGCAAAGCTGGGAGGAGACGAGGAGCCTCATTCCGGAGAAGGGGCCTCCAGAAGACGACCCAGACATCGTCGTGAAAG GTTGGCTGTATCGCGAACCCCGCGGAGGAGGGGCGCGGCCCTGGTTGCCCCCGCGCCGAGCCTGGTTCGTGCTCACTCGGGACTCCTTGGACCAGTTCAGCAGCAGCGGGAAGGCGGCGCGGCGCCTCGGGAGTCTAGTGCTCACCAGCCTGTGCTCGGTGACCGGCCCGGAGCGCAGGCCCAAGGAGACCG GTCTGTGGTCAGTGACCGTGTCTGGCCGGAAGCACAGCATCCGGCTATGCTCGCCGCGCCAGGCCGAGGCGGAGCGCTGGGGAGTGGCGCTGCGCGAAGTGATTGCCTCCAAAGCACCGCTGGAGACCCCCACCCAGCTGCTACTCAGGGACATTCAG GAGAGTTGTGGGGACGCAGAAGCCGTAGCACTTATTTACCAACGGAATCCGATTCTGAGGCACACCAGCGGGGCCCTGTATGCCCCACTCCTCCCTCTGCCCTACGGAGTCAGCGCCCCAG gTCCAGGCTACGCACCCTTGCGGGAGGAGGCGGTGAGGCTGTTCCTGGCGCTGCAAGCCCTGGAGGGGGCGCGGCGCCCCGGGCCCCTGATGCAGGGTGTGCTCCAGACCTGCCGGGACCTGCCCGCGCTCCGCGACGAACTCTTCCTGCAGCTGGCTAAGCAGACCTCGGGCCCTGCGGgtcccccagggcccccagctACCCAAGATCCCGCAGCCCTGCGGTACTGGCAGCTCCTCACTTGCATGAGCTGCACCTTCCGGCCTGGGGGAGCTGTACGGGGGCATCTCCTGGGGCATCTGGAGAG GACTGAGAAGGCTCTCCCGGACTCAGAGCTGGCGGAATTTGCGCGCTTCATCCGGAAAGCGCTGGGACGGACACGCGGCCGAGAGCTGGTGCCATCGCTGGCTGAGATTTCCGCGCTGAGCAGAAGGCAGGAGCTGTTGTGCACCGTGCActgtcctggggctggtgcctgcccTGTGGCTATAGACTCCCACACCACGGCAGGAGAG GTTGCTAGAGAGCTGGTGGGGCGGCTGGGTTTGACCCGGAGCCGCAATGCGTTCGCGTTGTACGAGCAGCGGGGGGCCCAGGAGCGAGCCCTGGCTGGGGGGACTCTAGTGGCCGACGTGCTCACCAG ACTGGCGGCGGAGGAAGCCGGACTGGAGGACCTGCCGGAATCCGGTTGGAGACTGTGTCTGCGTCTTCACGGACCTCTGCACCCTGAGGGGCTGTCCCCAGATGGTCAAGAACTGCCCTTCCTCTTCGAGCAG GCTCACACTCTGCTGCTGCGCGGCCGGCCGCTCCCGCCCGACGACACGCTGCGCGCCCTGGCGGCGCTGCGCCTGCAGAGCCTGCACCGGGACTTCTCCCCGCGGGCGCCCCTGCCGCGCCTCGACTGCTTGCTGCCCACCCCGGCCCCGCCGCCTGAAGACCCTCCCCGCCCGGTCCCCAGGCCCACCCCCTCCGCCGCCCTGCTGGCCGGGGCGATCTGGAGCCCGGGCCTGGCCAAGAGGCGGGCGGAGCGGGCCCGGCGCGGCGGGGCCGGCCGCACGGCGGGAAGCATGGCCGGCGAGGGAGGAGGTGGCGCCGGCACGGCGGCTGCTGTGCTGGGAGGCTGGAAGCGGCTACGGGGCATGGGCCGAGCTGAGGCCATGGCTGCCTACCTGGCCCTGGCGGCACAGTGTCCAGGGTTCGGCGCTGCTCGGTATGACGTTCTGGAGCTGAGCACg gaccctggTGGGGGCACTCCACAGAAGCTATGCCTGGGCCTGGGAGCCAAGGCCATGTCCCTCTCCCGACCGGGTGAGACAGAGCCCATCCACAGTGTCAGCTATGGCCATGTGGCCGCCTGCCAGCTAATGGGCCCCCACACCCTGGCATTGAGGGTGGGAGAGAGCCAGCTGCTCCTGCAGAGTCCCCAG GTGGAAGAGATCATGCAGCTGGTGAATGCCTACTTGGCCAACCCCTCCCCCGAGAGGCCCAGCAGCAGCCCTTCTCCTCCATGCCAAGACCTGCCAGacacctcccctcccagccagcACCCGGGCCTGGATGAGCCCCAGGGACAGTCTGGCTGTTTGGGGCAGCTGCAGGACTGA